The DNA sequence TCGAGGAATACGGAGACGAGACTAAAGGCGGCATAATAAAACACGTTACATATCCAGATAACTTTATGCAGGAAATGGAAACAACTATCAGCCAAATTGCGTCTTTAGCAGATGATCCTCTGATGAAAGCCATTATCGTTAACGAAGCAGTCCCTGGCACCACGGAGGCATTTAGGAGAGTGAAGGATAAAAGGCCCGATATTCTATGTTTCGCCGGTGAGCCGCATGAAGACCCAGCTGTCATATGTTCGATAGCAGATGCATGCGCAAACCTAAATGATATTTATAAAGGGTATCTGATCCCTGTAGCCGCAAAGATGATGGGTGCAACTGACTTTGTGCATATATCTTTCCCAAGACACATGAGCTATGAGCTTCTATCTAGAAGGCGTAACATAATGGAAGCAACTTGCAAGGACATAGGAGTGAAGTTCCATTTTGAATCGGCTCCGGATCCGGTAAGCGATGTTGGTGTAGCAGGAGCACAACAATTCATCCTAGAAAAGGTACCAGCCTGGCTTGAAAAATACGGCAAGAAAACAGCGTTCTATTGCACGAATGATGCGCAAACTGAACCTTTGATCAGGCAAGTGGTAAATTATGGCGGTTATTTTGTTGAACCGAACGTCCCTTCACCTCTGTTAGGGTATCCTGGTGCACTAGGTATAGATTTATCTGCAGAGAAGGGTAATTTTCCAGCAATAATAAAGAAGATTGAAGAAGTAATCATTCAAAAAGGAGCTTCAGGACGTCTTGGCACCGCTACTTATTCTCACGCATATTGTACGACTGCCGCACTAGGGGAGTTTGCTAAAAGGGTTATAGACAAAAAGGCAAGTATAACATTAAAGGACTTAGTTGCTGCATATGAGAAGTTTACTCCTGGGGCGGCGTGGAATGGGAGTTATTATTTAGATCTGGGCACGGGCGTCGAAAGAAAGAATTTCATGATGGTTTACCAGGATACCTACGTATTTGGGAAAGGCTATCTTGGTTTGACAAAGCTCAAGGTCCCCGAAAAGTATTTGACTATACGATAAATAAAAAGGATGGTAATGAGTTTTGATGAATCGTAATTTGATCCTTGATAGACACAGCAGGGTTGGTAAAAGCTTGTGGCCAAACGGCATCGATGCCGTGGTGCTTTTTAATATCGAGGGTGTCGGGTGGGAAGACTTGTACTATTTTTCCGGTTTTCGAGGCACAAGCGGCGTTCTAATATTTGGCCCAAGGGAAAGGTTTTTAATCACTGACGGCAGGTATATCTTGCAGGCTAGGGAACAATCACCTTTTACTGTGATAGATAAAGGCAATAATGAAGATATTGCTTTAGTGGAGTCATTGCTGAGAGATTTAGGCGCTAAAACGATTGGCATTAACGCTAAGACCCTGCCAAGCTATTTATACCTTAAATTAGCACGGCTTGGATTCGAATTGGTCGATGTGTCGGATGCCTTAGCTGTTTGTAGGCGAAAAAAATCGCAAGAAGAAGTTGAACTCATTAAAAAAGCCGCCGAGCAGGCCAGTAAGGCCTTTTTAAACATATTAAACGATATTAGGCCTGGCATCAAAGAAACGGAAGTAGCCGCAAGGCTGGAGTATGAAATGAGGCTTTTAGGCGCAGAAGGCGGTTGGGGAGATACGGGTTTCATAGTCGCTTCGGGTGAAAGGTCTGCCCTCCCTCACGGCAGACCTACCTTGCGGGAGTGGCAAAAGGGCGAATGGGCTACGATCGATTTTGGCGCCAGATATGAAGGTTACGTTTCCGATATAACCAGGAACGTCTATATAGGGTCTCCATCTAAAAAGGCCGTGGAGATTCATAGCTTGCTGTGTATGGCCCATATCGAAGCGGTTTCAAGGATAAAACCTGGAGTTGCCGCTAGGGATGTCGATGCTGCAGCAAGGCAAATTTTAGCCAATCGAGGCCTGGATAAATATTTTACGCACAGCTTAGGACATGGGATTGGCCTTGAGGTTCATGAAATGCCCAGACTATCGTCGAGATCTACGGATGTGCTCGAAGAGGGAGACGTTGTAACCGTCGAGCCGGGCGTTTATATGGAAGGCTATGGCGGCATGAGGGTGGAAGACGATTACCTCGTTACGGACAAGGGAGCGCAAAGGCTTACCGCAGATATTCCCATGGAGCTTTTTGTGGTGATGGTTTAAAGGGCAAGGAGAAAAAATTTTTAAATCTTATGACCATATGAGGGTTACTGCCCTTTTTTGAGTATAATAAGTCTTGTGTCTATCCATATTGATGACGGGAGGATAAACTGATGGATGACTTATATCGAGAATTTGAGTTGCGCAGGAAAGATTTTCCCTCCCTTGATCGGACCTATAACGGTCATGTTTTAGCCTATTTTGACGGTCCTGGTGGAACACAGGTACCGAAGGCAGTGATGGATGCTGTCACGGCTTATTTTACGAATTGTAACGCTAATTCCCATGGTTATTTCGTAACCACGATGGAATCCGACAGGTTAATAGCAGAGGCAAGAAATGCCGTCGCAGCTTTCTTGGGAGCGGAAGGCGGTAATACCATCTCCTTTGGACAAAATATGACTACGTTGAACTATGCCCTAAGCAGAGCCATGGAAAGGTCCTTGCGACCGGGTGACGAGGTTCTCATCACCCAGTTGGATCACGAGGCAAATCGCGGTCCATGGTTGCGACTAAGGGAGCGTGGAGTTATCGTTCGCGAGGTGAAACTTCTTCCAAACGGTACGCTTAATATGGACGATTTTCGCAAGAAGATGACGGAAAACACGCGCCTCGTCGCAATGGGTTTTTCTTCTAATGCCCTAGGGACTGTTAACGACGTTGCCACAGTCAGGCGTTGGACCTATGATGTTGGGGCTTACCTTTCGGTCGATGCGGTCCATTACGCCCCTCATTTTTCCATAGATGTTAAATCCCTGGGAGTGGACTTCTTGCTATGTTCTGCATATAAGTTTTATGGCCCTCACGTTGGGATCTTATATGCCAGGGAAGGTTTGCTCGAGCAGCTAGACTGCGAAAGGGTTTGCACTCAAGACCATAAAGCTCCCTATCGCATCGAGACCGGCACCCTAAATCACGAGGGCATAGCTGGAGTCAAGGCTGCCATCGAATATATCTCGACTTACGGGAAGGGCAATACTTTGAGAGAAAAACTTGTATCCGCTATGGAAAAGATATCCTCCTACGAGCACGAACTTGCTTTGTACGCCTACAAGAACTTGGGATCCATTCCCGGCGTAACGATATATGGTCCACACTTTGATGGAAGTCGCCGCGCCCCTACCATATCCTTCACCCTTGAGGGTCATGATCCCATCCAGGTGTGCAAGCATTTGAACGAAAAGGGGATACTGGCATGGGATGGTCACTTTTATGCGATACGTCCCGTAGAAATATTGGGATTGCTTGAAAGTGGTGGCCTTACGAGGATCGGCATTTCTTTATACAACACGAAGGAAGAGGTAGATAGGCTCGTAGATGCAGTTAAGGGATTGAGTGCGAGATAGACGCAAAGGCCTGACAATGATCTGTCATAAGTATTTAAAGCATTGACCCTATCCTTTTTTGGTGCAATAATTCATTTTGGGATTGTTGCAACATTATGTTTTGTATATTTTATTAAGGGGAGGGAAAGTACGTGAAAAAAGCCGGTAGTTTTGTTTTGATGCTCGCGGCTGTGGCGCTAGTTGTTTTATGCGGGTGTGGTGTGTCGTATGCGGCAGCGCCTTTTCATATTGGCGTCATGACTGGAACCGTATCGCAACAGGAAGACGAACTTCGCGGTGCCGAGAAACTGATGGAGATATATGGGGATGAGGCCCACGGAGGTATGGTAAAGCACGTCACCTATCCCGATAACTTCATGCAAGAGATGGAAACTACGATAAGCCAGATAGTAGGCCTTGCGGATGATCCAAAGATGAAAGTGATCATCGCCAGCACGGCCGTCCCGGGCACCACCGAAGCATTTAGGAGGGTCAAGGAAAAAAGGCCGGATATATTGTGTTTAGCCGGAAACTCGCAAGAGGATCCGGGCGTCATATCTTCTGTAGCTGATCTGACTGTGAATGCGAATGATATATATAGGGGTTACCTCCTTCCCGTCGCTGCCAAAAAGATGGGCGCAAAGAACTTCGTTCATATTTCCTTCCCCAGGCACATGAGTTATGAGCTGCTTTCAAGAAGGCGCAACATAATGGAAGCTACATGCAAGGACATCGGAGTTAATTTTCACTTTGAAACGGCACCAGACCCGGTGAGCGATGTCGGTGTGGCTGGAGCCCAACAGTTCATATTGGAAAAAGTGCCCGCATGGCTAGAGAAATATGGCAAGGAAACTGCCTTCTTCTGCACTAACGACGCTCAGACCGAGCCGTTGATCAGGCAAATTGTAAATTACGGAGGATATTTTGTCGAACCCGATTACGCCTCTCCTTTAATGGGATATCCGGGAGCGCTGGGATTGGATTTGACGGCTGAGAAGGGCAACTTCCCGGAGATAGTCAAAAAGATAGAAGAAGTTATAAAGCAAAAGGGAGCTAGCGGACGACTTGGCACATGGGTTTACTCTCATCCCTATGTTGTCACGGCCGGCTTAGGTGAATTGGGAAAGAGGGTAGTAGAGGGAAAGGCTAAACTCACCGTCGAGGATTTCATAGCTGCGTGCAAGGGCATTACGCCGGGCATAAAGGTTAACGGTAGTCGTTATACAGACGTTAGCACGGGGGTTGAAAGGACAAATTACATCATGGTTTACCAGGATACGTATGTATTTGGCAAAGGATATCTCGGCATGACTGAGATAGAGGTACCTAAAAAATATCTTTCAATAAAGTAGGAGCATTTGGCTAGATAAACAACTATATATGCAACAACAGGAAGAGGGGGGAAACCCCCTCTTCCTGCGTTAAAGTGAAAGTGTTATTTTAAAGTACAGTTAAAAGATAGCAATATGATCATAAAAAATTGCTGAAAGATGTGATAAGTTTGCTTTATCTAATGATTTCTTAATAATAGGAGGTAAATTGATGAAAGTATACTTAAAATTACTTTACTATAACCTTTGAAGCTATATAATATTTTGTTAGGTGCTATAACTCCATAATTATTAGTGTTATTTACAGCATAATTACACTTAATCTATCGGAGGGATCGAATTATGATCGTTAAGCTCGATATGATGCAGACAGCTGCATTGGCTGCCGTAGTCTTTTACTTTGGTGGTTACGTGAAATCTAAGGTGCCGATATTGTACAAATTTTGTATTCCGGATCCTGTGGTTGGAGGGCTAATTTTTGCTGCTGCTAACTTAATATTCAGGGAAACAGGATTGCTTACCCTGGAGATGGATACCACGTTGCAATCCCCATTTATGATGATATTTTTTACATCGATAGGATTTACGGCGAGCATCGAACTGATAAAAAGAGGAGGGCTTCAGGTTGTAATTTTTTGGTTATGTGCTGTGGTGCTCTGTGTAATTCAATGTGGGGTTGGTGTTACTCTCGCTAAAATATTGAATCAAAACCCGCTTTTAGGCTTAGTGACCGGTTCTGTCACAATGACAGGCGGACACGGTACGGGAGCTGCCTTTGCCCCGCTGCTTGAGGATCTAGGGTTGAATGGCGCTATGACAGCAGCTATGGCTGCTGCTACATTCGGGCTTGTGGCTGGGTCGTTAATCGGAGGTCCCATAGGAAGATTCTAGATAGAGAGAAATCACCTTCAACCTCATCCGGAGAAGTACGATCTCGATTTTGTAAATGGAAACGGGGACGAAAAACTTTCATATGATAGCTTGATGAAAAATTTCGCCTTTTTGCTGGCTGCCATAGGATTAGGCGCAGTGCTGGCGAACTTCTTCAAGAGACACGGGATAACATTGCCGGCATACGTGAGTTCCATGATAATTGCAGCGATTATACTGAACTTGGGTCATTTTACCCAAAAATGGACAATTAACCAGAAGGCAGTGGAAACGATTGGTGCTATAGGCCTTAATATGTTTTTGTCCCTTGCCTTGATAAACCTGAGGCTGTGGGAGCTGTTGGATTTGGCTGCTCCTATGCTTGTAATACTTATGAGTCAGACGTTTATTATGGCAGTTTATGCCATGTTTGTAGCATATAACTTGTGCGGTAGAGACTATGATTCTGCCGTAATAACTGCAGGTTTTTGTGGGTTTGGCTTAGGGGCGACGCCCAATGCCATGGCAAATATGAGGTCCGTTGTTGAGAGGTTTGGAGAGGCTCCAAGGGCATTTTTTGTCGTTCCCATTGTTGGTGCCTTTTTGATAGATTTTGCCAACGCAATAGTAATCACAACGTTTATAAACTACATCGTTTGATCATAGCTTAAATTAAAATGTCCGGGCTCATCAAAGCCCGGACATTTTAATTTAAGCTATTGTCCTTATGACATCGTATCTTTTATCATCGCTGGCAACGAAACCGTCGACAGGAGTTTTAAGCCCTTGAAATTCCTTGAATTCTACGAAGGCATTTTGTAATAATGAAGCTACTTCGTCAGGCATATTTGGATTGACCGCTATGGCATCCTTCGGTATATCCTCCGTTTCAGCTATGATTTCCAGTGCGTTCACATCTAACCCCTTGGCCTTTGCCATATCCATTGCTTCATTGTATGTCGCTCCGGCGTCTATTTCGCCGCTCAAGACTGCCTTAATAACATTATCGTGAGTTCCCATAAAAGATACCTTGCTAAAGATCCTGTCCGGGTCAAGACCGTTGGATTTCAGTATGTGCCTTGCGTATAAGTATCCCGATGCGCTTTGGGGGTCAACGTAACCAAAATGCTTTCCCTTTAAATCAGATAGGGATCGTATGCCGCTGGATTTCTTGGTAATTATATATCCTCTATAAGAAAACTTGCTATTAACCCTTGGTGTTGCTATCGGTTTAACTCCTATTTTTTTGTGTGCCGTTACATAGGCGAAGGGGGAAAACCATCCGACGTCGATCAAGCCCTTTGCCATCCCATCTATTAAGGCATCGTAATCCTTCACGATGATAATTCTTGCCTTATATCCAATATTTTTACATAGTCTCTCAAGGATAGGGGCGTACATTTGCTTTATGTTTTCGGGGGATGTAAAGGGATTTACGCCAAATATGATTTCTTTATCAGTTTTAAGATTGGCCATCAATGTCTGTAAACTTAAGGCCGTATCGCATAGCTTATCGCTAAATTGCGCTAATTGAGCGTTTTTGTCCTTTTGGATATCGATATCTTTGGAAAGATTTACAATTGTATTGTAAGTTTCTTCTACTGATTTTGCAATTGAATTTGAAGCCCCTTCGATCTCATTTAAAGCCCCCATTTGGGTTGATGACATATCTGTCAACTCGGTCAAGGCAGCTCCGATTTTTTCTATGGCGTTTTCTATTTTTGTAATAATTTCCCTGGAAAAAGCTGATACTTTTTCAACTTCTTTAAGCTTATCTATACATGAGTTCATGGCTGTATTTGATCTCGATACTCGGTCATTGATCTCCTTGATTATGGGTGAGATTTCGGCCACAGAGTTCTTGGTTTCATCTGCAAGTTTTTTGATTTCCAACGATACTACGGAGAATCCCTTACCTGTCTCTCCAGCTCTGGCTGCCTCTATGGAGGCGTTTAGAGATAACAAGTTTGTTTGTTTTGCTATCGAGCTAATATATTCTATTATCTTATTGATCTTTTTGGATGATTCCTGAAGCTTTAGGTTATCATCTGAGGCCATACGGATGACTTCTATCAATTCGTTCAAAAGAGGGCTTAAGTTGTCTAGCGTATCCTTGTCTTGTTTCAACATGTCTCTTGCTTGTATGGAGCTGTTTTCTATATTTAGAATACTATCACGTATTTTGGATGTTATGCTGGATAATTCATTTATACTGGCAGTTATTTCTTCCGTGCTGGCGGCATTTTGGTGGCTGTATTCCTCAATTTGCGCAAATATCTTTGAGATTTGGTCGAAGGTTTTCTTGGTATCTTTGGAAAGCCAGGAAATTTGTTGGGTGTCGAACCCCATTGTCTCGGCTACGGAAAAAAGTCTGTCGTAAACTTTTTCGTCGAGATTAAATGTTTGTCGACCTTGGTCTGGGGACCTTAATTCAAGCGTTGCCGTCAGTTGAGGCTTGAGGGGCATTAAGGGTTTGACCCCTTCTTTAAGATGCCACTTAAATGATGCAAAAAAGATTAGAGGACCTGTCAAGACTGTTGCAACGGCCATTATGAACTTGGTGATGGGAAGAAGATACAAGATTAACTCCAATATGGCTAT is a window from the Acetomicrobium flavidum genome containing:
- a CDS encoding DUF3798 domain-containing protein, with the translated sequence MVLILLTIALFVLCGNSLAYAAAPYHIGIVTGTVSQGEDQLRGAERLIEEYGDETKGGIIKHVTYPDNFMQEMETTISQIASLADDPLMKAIIVNEAVPGTTEAFRRVKDKRPDILCFAGEPHEDPAVICSIADACANLNDIYKGYLIPVAAKMMGATDFVHISFPRHMSYELLSRRRNIMEATCKDIGVKFHFESAPDPVSDVGVAGAQQFILEKVPAWLEKYGKKTAFYCTNDAQTEPLIRQVVNYGGYFVEPNVPSPLLGYPGALGIDLSAEKGNFPAIIKKIEEVIIQKGASGRLGTATYSHAYCTTAALGEFAKRVIDKKASITLKDLVAAYEKFTPGAAWNGSYYLDLGTGVERKNFMMVYQDTYVFGKGYLGLTKLKVPEKYLTIR
- a CDS encoding M24 family metallopeptidase, whose protein sequence is MNRNLILDRHSRVGKSLWPNGIDAVVLFNIEGVGWEDLYYFSGFRGTSGVLIFGPRERFLITDGRYILQAREQSPFTVIDKGNNEDIALVESLLRDLGAKTIGINAKTLPSYLYLKLARLGFELVDVSDALAVCRRKKSQEEVELIKKAAEQASKAFLNILNDIRPGIKETEVAARLEYEMRLLGAEGGWGDTGFIVASGERSALPHGRPTLREWQKGEWATIDFGARYEGYVSDITRNVYIGSPSKKAVEIHSLLCMAHIEAVSRIKPGVAARDVDAAARQILANRGLDKYFTHSLGHGIGLEVHEMPRLSSRSTDVLEEGDVVTVEPGVYMEGYGGMRVEDDYLVTDKGAQRLTADIPMELFVVMV
- a CDS encoding cysteine desulfurase-like protein, with product MDDLYREFELRRKDFPSLDRTYNGHVLAYFDGPGGTQVPKAVMDAVTAYFTNCNANSHGYFVTTMESDRLIAEARNAVAAFLGAEGGNTISFGQNMTTLNYALSRAMERSLRPGDEVLITQLDHEANRGPWLRLRERGVIVREVKLLPNGTLNMDDFRKKMTENTRLVAMGFSSNALGTVNDVATVRRWTYDVGAYLSVDAVHYAPHFSIDVKSLGVDFLLCSAYKFYGPHVGILYAREGLLEQLDCERVCTQDHKAPYRIETGTLNHEGIAGVKAAIEYISTYGKGNTLREKLVSAMEKISSYEHELALYAYKNLGSIPGVTIYGPHFDGSRRAPTISFTLEGHDPIQVCKHLNEKGILAWDGHFYAIRPVEILGLLESGGLTRIGISLYNTKEEVDRLVDAVKGLSAR
- a CDS encoding DUF3798 domain-containing protein; protein product: MLAAVALVVLCGCGVSYAAAPFHIGVMTGTVSQQEDELRGAEKLMEIYGDEAHGGMVKHVTYPDNFMQEMETTISQIVGLADDPKMKVIIASTAVPGTTEAFRRVKEKRPDILCLAGNSQEDPGVISSVADLTVNANDIYRGYLLPVAAKKMGAKNFVHISFPRHMSYELLSRRRNIMEATCKDIGVNFHFETAPDPVSDVGVAGAQQFILEKVPAWLEKYGKETAFFCTNDAQTEPLIRQIVNYGGYFVEPDYASPLMGYPGALGLDLTAEKGNFPEIVKKIEEVIKQKGASGRLGTWVYSHPYVVTAGLGELGKRVVEGKAKLTVEDFIAACKGITPGIKVNGSRYTDVSTGVERTNYIMVYQDTYVFGKGYLGMTEIEVPKKYLSIK
- the phnD gene encoding phosphate/phosphite/phosphonate ABC transporter substrate-binding protein produces the protein MPSKKVWLLSIICIAILELILYLLPITKFIMAVATVLTGPLIFFASFKWHLKEGVKPLMPLKPQLTATLELRSPDQGRQTFNLDEKVYDRLFSVAETMGFDTQQISWLSKDTKKTFDQISKIFAQIEEYSHQNAASTEEITASINELSSITSKIRDSILNIENSSIQARDMLKQDKDTLDNLSPLLNELIEVIRMASDDNLKLQESSKKINKIIEYISSIAKQTNLLSLNASIEAARAGETGKGFSVVSLEIKKLADETKNSVAEISPIIKEINDRVSRSNTAMNSCIDKLKEVEKVSAFSREIITKIENAIEKIGAALTELTDMSSTQMGALNEIEGASNSIAKSVEETYNTIVNLSKDIDIQKDKNAQLAQFSDKLCDTALSLQTLMANLKTDKEIIFGVNPFTSPENIKQMYAPILERLCKNIGYKARIIIVKDYDALIDGMAKGLIDVGWFSPFAYVTAHKKIGVKPIATPRVNSKFSYRGYIITKKSSGIRSLSDLKGKHFGYVDPQSASGYLYARHILKSNGLDPDRIFSKVSFMGTHDNVIKAVLSGEIDAGATYNEAMDMAKAKGLDVNALEIIAETEDIPKDAIAVNPNMPDEVASLLQNAFVEFKEFQGLKTPVDGFVASDDKRYDVIRTIA